A window of the Tropheryma whipplei str. Twist genome harbors these coding sequences:
- a CDS encoding purine-nucleoside phosphorylase produces the protein MEDICNTELTAATLAAKQIADITGIARHDIAVTLGSGWVDAVSNLGELITTIPAQDIHGFFPPVLAGHSGVLTSIRLTCGVYVLVIGARTHLYQGHGPEAVVHGIKTAHAAGARVAILTNGAGSTVPDWGPGEVVVIKDHINLTGKSPLSGANFCDMSDIYTAALRQKILQMAPNIPQGVYAQMPGPQYETPAEVKMLRTIGADLVGMSTALEAIMAKSLKMNVVGLSLVTNLAAGIGTGQLSHDEVLTVSEQARQKTSAFLVELIRDIGQDLSGRK, from the coding sequence ATGGAAGATATCTGCAATACTGAACTCACCGCTGCTACATTAGCTGCAAAACAGATTGCAGATATAACAGGTATTGCCCGGCATGACATCGCCGTTACTTTGGGTAGCGGCTGGGTTGATGCTGTATCCAACCTCGGTGAGCTTATTACAACAATCCCCGCGCAAGATATACACGGGTTTTTCCCTCCCGTTTTGGCTGGCCACAGCGGTGTTCTGACCTCCATTCGACTTACGTGCGGAGTATATGTTCTTGTAATAGGCGCGAGGACTCATCTCTACCAAGGACATGGCCCTGAGGCTGTGGTGCATGGCATCAAAACCGCCCATGCAGCGGGGGCGAGGGTGGCAATCCTTACCAATGGCGCGGGAAGCACAGTGCCTGATTGGGGTCCTGGAGAGGTGGTAGTAATAAAGGACCATATCAATCTGACCGGAAAATCTCCTCTAAGCGGGGCAAATTTTTGCGATATGAGCGATATTTATACGGCCGCACTCAGGCAAAAAATCCTGCAAATGGCCCCCAATATCCCTCAAGGGGTGTACGCGCAAATGCCGGGTCCTCAGTACGAAACACCGGCTGAGGTGAAAATGTTGAGAACTATCGGCGCAGATCTTGTCGGAATGTCGACAGCCCTTGAGGCAATAATGGCAAAGTCACTAAAGATGAATGTTGTGGGGTTGTCTCTTGTGACAAACCTTGCGGCGGGAATAGGTACAGGACAATTGAGCCATGATGAAGTGCTGACTGTAAGCGAACAGGCTAGACAAAAAACTTCAGCATTTCTCGTAGAGCTCATTCGTGACATCGGGCAAGATCTATCGGGCAGGAAATAA
- a CDS encoding NAD(P)H-quinone dehydrogenase: MSVKKNHKIVVIGGGPGGYSAALSGALLGADVVLIENQAVGGSATLTDVVPSKTLIASAERAVFVAQGADFGIRFQNCVSADIGHINRRIMDLTRAQSADMFSTLTGAGVRVVYGHAALDGPNRVLVSVSGQEKYEFFANTVVVATGSSPRVLPNAIPDGKRILTWKQLYTLEQVPEHIIVVGSGVTGAEFASAFRNLGSEVTLVSSRDRVLPGGDEDAADLIQEVFINSGMKLLNRARAQAAAACNGGVVVTLTDGTEVRGTHCLMAVGSVPNTSGIGLETANIALNPAGRITVNRVACSSVPGVYAAGDCSDFLPLASVAEMQGQVAVYHAMGENANPIELKNLASTVFTTPEIATVGRSEKAIDKARATALKVDLATNSRAKILGIKTGFVKMIVSRETGTVLGGVVVAPNASDLIFPISVAVQNRLSADQLSQSFAVYPSLTISLWHAARASHVRTDSASP, translated from the coding sequence GTGTCTGTCAAGAAAAATCATAAAATAGTTGTTATTGGCGGTGGCCCAGGTGGTTATTCAGCGGCTCTGAGCGGTGCCCTGCTTGGCGCTGATGTTGTGCTGATTGAGAATCAGGCTGTCGGCGGGTCTGCGACTTTAACAGACGTTGTTCCCTCAAAAACACTTATTGCCTCGGCAGAGCGGGCTGTTTTTGTTGCCCAGGGTGCTGATTTTGGTATTCGTTTTCAGAACTGCGTTTCAGCCGATATAGGGCACATAAACCGGCGAATTATGGATCTTACCAGAGCTCAAAGTGCTGATATGTTCTCGACCTTGACTGGTGCTGGGGTTAGGGTAGTTTATGGCCATGCCGCTTTGGATGGACCGAATCGGGTTCTTGTATCGGTGTCAGGTCAAGAGAAATATGAGTTCTTTGCAAATACGGTTGTTGTTGCAACAGGTTCTAGTCCAAGGGTTTTACCAAATGCCATTCCTGACGGGAAGAGAATACTTACATGGAAACAGCTTTATACCCTTGAGCAGGTTCCTGAGCATATCATTGTAGTTGGCTCGGGCGTGACTGGCGCTGAATTTGCATCAGCTTTCAGGAATTTAGGAAGCGAAGTTACACTGGTTTCCAGCAGGGACAGGGTGTTACCTGGGGGAGATGAAGATGCTGCAGATTTGATTCAGGAAGTTTTTATAAATTCGGGAATGAAACTGCTCAACCGGGCACGTGCTCAAGCCGCCGCAGCCTGCAATGGGGGTGTTGTGGTAACCCTTACCGACGGTACAGAGGTGCGCGGGACCCATTGCCTAATGGCTGTTGGCAGTGTTCCTAATACTTCTGGGATTGGTTTAGAAACAGCGAATATTGCACTGAATCCAGCAGGGCGAATTACGGTAAATAGAGTGGCCTGTTCAAGCGTTCCCGGGGTATATGCGGCAGGGGACTGTTCGGATTTTTTACCCCTTGCATCTGTTGCCGAGATGCAAGGCCAGGTTGCCGTTTATCACGCAATGGGGGAGAATGCTAATCCAATTGAACTTAAAAATTTAGCCTCAACAGTTTTTACAACCCCGGAAATTGCCACTGTTGGTAGGTCCGAGAAGGCTATAGACAAAGCCAGGGCCACCGCCCTGAAGGTTGACTTAGCAACAAATTCCCGTGCAAAAATTCTGGGTATAAAGACGGGCTTCGTTAAGATGATTGTATCTCGTGAAACAGGCACCGTACTTGGCGGTGTTGTTGTTGCACCAAATGCAAGTGACTTAATTTTTCCAATATCGGTTGCTGTTCAAAATCGCCTTAGCGCTGATCAATTATCACAAAGCTTTGCCGTCTATCCGTCCCTAACAATATCTTTGTGGCACGCAGCCCGCGCTTCGCACGTGAGAACCGACAGCGCGTCGCCCTGA
- a CDS encoding phospho-sugar mutase produces MNILRKASLWIENDPVAITRLEMRRLLAESEKTGDVRELEERLSKTLEFGTAGLRAPQGAGFNRVNAVVTAQAANALSQFLLEENRGRTLVIGYDGRYNSQLWARNTARIASSYDITALIMPRALPTPLLAFAVRQLGAAAGVMVTASHNPREYNGYKVYLGGEDKGAQIPDTAAAKIAKNLRDEVAYSDIPMKDSYGILDEEIIEAYLSRTAKAIKRQFGSPKADLKICHTAMHGVGHEIFVRLMEKLGFHNLVFVEEQKMPDPAFPTLPFPNPEEKGALDLAFETARLAECDIIIANDPDADRVAVAHPDGKVFTGNEIGALLGVEIARMQRGHGVLSNSMVSSPIMRRIAETYGMQHVETPTGFKWVARVPDICFGFEEALGYMIHPELVRDKDGLSAGAAIATIAASQKAQGRSLRDCLDDLQSKLGYFRSTQYAVRMASLDSVQAVMQNLRAESLNKIGRFRVTKYRDLLFGSPPVDLLEFNLGQDIDDLFGRLIVRPSGTELKLKCYIDSVAKTPDGAEQLLSELTYACKNLLCETSRRGGAEN; encoded by the coding sequence ATGAATATTCTGCGGAAGGCAAGCTTGTGGATTGAGAATGATCCGGTGGCGATCACACGCTTGGAAATGCGCAGACTTCTGGCTGAAAGTGAAAAAACTGGTGACGTGCGTGAGCTCGAAGAGAGGCTGTCTAAGACGCTGGAGTTCGGAACTGCAGGACTAAGGGCACCGCAGGGTGCTGGATTTAATCGCGTGAATGCCGTCGTGACGGCGCAGGCTGCAAATGCACTGTCTCAATTTCTTTTAGAAGAAAACCGGGGCAGAACGCTGGTTATTGGCTATGACGGAAGATACAATTCACAGCTCTGGGCAAGAAATACTGCGCGGATTGCTAGCAGTTACGATATAACAGCTCTGATTATGCCAAGGGCTCTACCAACACCCCTTTTGGCATTTGCAGTGCGGCAGCTTGGTGCTGCTGCGGGGGTTATGGTAACCGCCTCCCATAATCCCCGCGAATACAACGGGTACAAAGTGTATCTCGGAGGAGAAGACAAGGGTGCACAAATACCTGATACTGCAGCGGCAAAAATTGCCAAAAATTTGAGAGATGAAGTCGCGTATAGCGATATACCAATGAAAGATAGTTACGGAATTCTTGATGAGGAGATTATCGAGGCCTACCTGTCCCGTACAGCAAAAGCAATTAAGCGACAGTTTGGCTCACCAAAGGCTGATCTAAAGATATGCCACACAGCTATGCATGGTGTTGGTCACGAGATCTTTGTACGCCTCATGGAAAAATTGGGTTTCCACAACCTGGTGTTCGTTGAAGAGCAAAAAATGCCAGACCCGGCATTTCCAACCTTGCCGTTTCCAAACCCAGAAGAAAAGGGTGCATTGGATTTAGCATTTGAAACAGCACGGCTTGCAGAGTGTGACATAATCATTGCTAATGACCCCGATGCCGATCGGGTTGCAGTTGCACATCCGGATGGAAAGGTTTTTACTGGTAATGAAATAGGCGCCCTACTTGGTGTTGAAATTGCGCGCATGCAACGCGGTCACGGGGTACTGTCAAACAGCATGGTTTCTTCACCGATAATGCGCCGTATAGCTGAGACCTACGGAATGCAACATGTGGAGACGCCAACCGGATTTAAATGGGTTGCGCGTGTGCCAGATATCTGTTTTGGTTTTGAAGAGGCCTTGGGGTACATGATTCATCCAGAGCTTGTAAGGGACAAAGATGGCCTATCGGCCGGCGCCGCCATTGCCACCATAGCTGCCTCTCAAAAGGCCCAAGGTCGAAGCCTCAGAGATTGTCTAGATGACCTGCAAAGCAAGCTTGGGTATTTTAGGAGCACCCAGTATGCCGTTCGCATGGCATCACTTGATAGTGTGCAGGCTGTTATGCAAAACCTTAGAGCAGAATCGCTGAACAAAATTGGTCGATTTAGAGTAACAAAATATCGTGATCTACTGTTCGGGAGCCCGCCGGTGGATCTGCTTGAGTTTAATCTGGGACAAGATATTGATGATCTGTTTGGGCGACTAATAGTTAGGCCAAGTGGAACGGAATTAAAACTAAAGTGTTACATAGACAGTGTTGCTAAGACGCCCGATGGCGCCGAGCAGCTTCTGTCGGAGCTAACTTATGCCTGCAAAAACCTCTTATGCGAAACAAGCCGCCGTGGTGGCGCAGAAAACTAG
- a CDS encoding aldo/keto reductase, which yields MTYVPSVLLGDGVSIPQFGLGTYELPPNEASSVVQSAIELGYRHIDTASLYANEREVGRAIASSGIKREEFFVTTKLWNSDQPKPREAFERSLDLLSLDYVDLYLIHWPCPPSELYINVWEVLLELKESGRAKSVGVSNFLSEHIDKIKEAGFPLPSVNQIELHPWLQQRELVLSCRNDGIQIESWGPFARFSKDLDAFPELTRPAKQYGKTPAQVILRWHIQKGYVVFPKTVHAERLRQNIDIFDFDLTPDEISGIDSLDAGFRTGPDPSSFRAGLD from the coding sequence TTGACTTATGTTCCTAGCGTTCTCTTGGGTGACGGTGTATCGATTCCCCAGTTTGGATTGGGTACCTATGAGCTTCCTCCCAACGAGGCATCTTCGGTGGTTCAGTCTGCGATCGAGTTGGGCTATCGCCATATCGATACGGCTTCACTCTACGCTAATGAGCGAGAGGTTGGCCGCGCTATTGCTAGCAGCGGAATAAAGCGTGAGGAGTTTTTTGTCACAACAAAGCTATGGAATTCTGATCAACCTAAGCCGAGAGAGGCGTTCGAGCGCAGCCTTGACCTCCTCTCACTTGATTATGTTGATTTGTATCTTATCCATTGGCCTTGCCCGCCGAGTGAGCTGTATATAAATGTCTGGGAAGTGCTATTGGAGCTCAAGGAGTCGGGCCGTGCCAAGTCTGTTGGTGTGTCAAATTTTTTGTCCGAGCATATCGATAAAATAAAAGAAGCGGGCTTTCCGCTGCCCTCTGTAAACCAAATAGAACTTCATCCGTGGCTTCAACAGCGTGAACTTGTCTTGTCTTGCAGAAATGATGGCATACAAATCGAGTCCTGGGGACCTTTCGCGCGTTTTTCTAAGGATCTTGATGCATTCCCGGAACTGACGCGCCCAGCAAAGCAATATGGAAAAACCCCGGCTCAGGTCATTTTGCGTTGGCATATTCAGAAGGGGTATGTTGTCTTCCCAAAGACAGTGCATGCGGAACGGTTGCGGCAGAATATTGATATATTCGATTTTGACTTGACTCCTGACGAAATATCTGGGATTGATAGCCTTGATGCGGGCTTTAGGACCGGTCCGGATCCGAGCAGCTTTCGAGCCGGCCTCGATTGA